Genomic DNA from bacterium:
GGCAAAGGGAAGTTTAACGGAAAACCGGGCCGTGGCGATCATCAATCCGATCAGATAATCGTTGAGATGGGCATACCATTGGGCAAGAGTAAACGAAAAGGAACCGACTATCGCGGACAAAAATCCCAAAGCCATCACCGCCGATGAAATCGGTGATATAAAAACATTTGCTATCAACGCAGTAAGTGGAATTTTATAAAAATAATATGCCGTAAACGGTAAAGTACCGATTTGCGCCGCTACCGACACCAATAACCCCATAATGACCCATCGCAACACCGCCGGCGTACGTTCCGTTAGAATTCGTCGCTTTTTGCACCATGCTTCCAGACGCGGATAGATAATAACCAATGACAACACCGCCAAAAACGAGAGCTGTAAACCGATATCAAAAATCGCCAAAGGATCCCAAAAGAGAATGATCAGCAGTGAAACGCACAGAGAATTGATAATATTCGTTCGACGCTCCAATAACGTACCGAATAACACGACGCCGGTCATGATACCGGCACGCACCGCCGGCGGCACAAAATCGGCTATCCACACATACAAAAAAAGACTGATCAGCGTAAGAATAATACGCCATGCGTACGGCACACGTAAGACACTAAATAGTCCGAGGATTAAAAGCGAAATAAAAACCACATGTAAACCGCTGATCGAAAGAATGTGAATCGCGCCGCTATACGAAAATGCATTAAGAATCTCCTGCGGTATATCGCTGCGATCACCGACGATAAGACCACTGGCTATGGCGGCATGCAGCGGCGGAAGCGTTTTTTCATTGAGCTCAATGATAAAGTGTTTGATCGGTAAGATAAAAAATTCTGTCACCGGATTCAGTGACGTATGACCTTCGATGCGAATATTGGCCGCGTCGCCGGCATACATGACACCATATAATCCGTGGTATGCAGCATACGCCGCAAAATCAAACTCTCCCGGATTACGACTTCCGCGCGGAGAACGCAGATACCCCCAAATCGAAATGCGATCGCCATACGCCGGGCGAACGGTCGAATCAGTAAAGCATACAACCTGGATTTTTCCAGACGACGGTAAAATTAAATTTCGGGTAAAAACGACCGAGTCGGTTTCCACCGCAAAACGTGTTCGCTGAGTGTTGATTTGAGGATCGTTGACGACAGTCCCGTGTACCAATACTTTCTGATTCAAATCAAGGTAAGATGAAACGTGATGCGCTTGAAATTGGTTATCGGGCATACGGCCCAATACAAGAAAAAACACGACGGTGACTTGAACAAACAAACCCCAAAAGTGATTTTGGAAGCGCCAATACAAAACGATACCGGTCAAAACAACGAGCGAAGATACAATGGCATTATTTATCGGCCAATGGATTTCCGGAGATACTGCATCGAGAATAAGTATGGAAACGATGTAGAGAATGGTAAGCTTGAGC
This window encodes:
- a CDS encoding DNA internalization-related competence protein ComEC/Rec2, with protein sequence MRSDTSVYPALKLTILYIVSILILDAVSPEIHWPINNAIVSSLVVLTGIVLYWRFQNHFWGLFVQVTVVFFLVLGRMPDNQFQAHHVSSYLDLNQKVLVHGTVVNDPQINTQRTRFAVETDSVVFTRNLILPSSGKIQVVCFTDSTVRPAYGDRISIWGYLRSPRGSRNPGEFDFAAYAAYHGLYGVMYAGDAANIRIEGHTSLNPVTEFFILPIKHFIIELNEKTLPPLHAAIASGLIVGDRSDIPQEILNAFSYSGAIHILSISGLHVVFISLLILGLFSVLRVPYAWRIILTLISLFLYVWIADFVPPAVRAGIMTGVVLFGTLLERRTNIINSLCVSLLIILFWDPLAIFDIGLQLSFLAVLSLVIIYPRLEAWCKKRRILTERTPAVLRWVIMGLLVSVAAQIGTLPFTAYYFYKIPLTALIANVFISPISSAVMALGFLSAIVGSFSFTLAQWYAHLNDYLIGLMIATARFSVKLPFAYTQFYRMDMIVLSVYYLLLAVWFFWDRKLVRRWAVWVVIAALSVGVIFQNIPTSKKTVITFLDVGQGDACVVHLDDGRTIVIDAGDQDPQFDYGERVVAPYLWKQGITSIDALILSHPHDDHIGGAGFLLNYFNVKRVFDPGQYYPSAIYKNILNTIAEKSIDYQVLQKDRVVTFGPETRIRILHPGVSFVRSDEPPPYDINNTSLVFVLEYGENRILFSGDAETETWDALSDSGMVIKADIVKIAHHGSSNGTTAKLIQAASPAYAVISCGEGNKFGHPDLETVNAWRNAGTQILRTDQWGAVQFWLDGKSIQRTR